In the Flavisolibacter tropicus genome, one interval contains:
- a CDS encoding NAD(P)/FAD-dependent oxidoreductase — MQQKITIKVLPSEAASENSVKQVIAQNCAVKPERVTGYTILKKSLDARSRQAWFHLTLNVFIDEPFKQTTLPPLLLHDVSQAEHTVVVVGAGPAGLFAAIHLIELGVKPILLERGKDVRARRRDLAAMNKEGVVNPESNYCFGEGGAGTYSDGKLYTRSTKRGDVQRILNILVHFGADERILYEAHPHIGTNKLPHIITAMREKIIECGGEVRFDKKLTDFTVEKGHITSVTTADGDSIPAKAVLLATGHSARDIFELLHNKKLQIEFKPFALGVRVEHPQHIIDTAQYHCDIRSEHLPPAAYSLVQQVDGKGVFSFCMCPGGIIAPAATAAGEVVVNGWSPSKRNNPYANSGIVVNIEEKDIQSFKKHGPLAGMLYQQAVEHKAFNVGGGKLVAPAQRMEDFFKNKVSSDLPDCSYLPGIHAADLRKVLPTHVHKALQTGFKEFGKKMKGYFTNEAVVVATESRTSSPIRIPRHKETLQHPQVTNLYPCAEGAGYAGGIVSAAMDGEKVAEAIATYSLSLL, encoded by the coding sequence ATGCAACAGAAAATTACAATTAAAGTACTGCCATCAGAAGCAGCTAGTGAAAATTCGGTTAAACAAGTAATTGCACAAAACTGTGCTGTAAAGCCTGAACGCGTAACCGGCTATACTATTTTAAAAAAATCACTCGATGCACGTAGCCGACAGGCCTGGTTCCACCTTACACTAAACGTATTCATTGATGAACCGTTTAAACAAACTACTCTCCCTCCCTTACTACTACATGATGTTAGTCAAGCCGAACACACCGTAGTGGTGGTGGGTGCTGGCCCTGCCGGCTTATTTGCAGCTATACACTTGATTGAATTAGGTGTTAAGCCCATATTACTAGAACGAGGGAAAGATGTAAGAGCCCGCCGACGCGACCTGGCAGCTATGAACAAAGAAGGTGTTGTGAATCCAGAGAGTAACTACTGTTTTGGAGAAGGAGGCGCCGGCACCTATAGCGATGGTAAGCTTTATACACGCAGCACTAAAAGAGGCGATGTACAACGCATTTTGAATATTCTAGTACACTTTGGGGCTGATGAACGCATCTTATATGAAGCACATCCCCATATTGGCACTAACAAGTTGCCGCATATTATTACCGCTATGCGGGAAAAAATTATTGAATGTGGCGGCGAAGTACGTTTTGATAAAAAGCTAACTGATTTTACTGTTGAAAAGGGTCACATCACCTCAGTTACAACTGCCGATGGTGATAGCATACCTGCCAAAGCCGTATTATTAGCAACAGGTCATTCTGCACGCGATATATTTGAATTACTCCACAACAAGAAATTACAAATAGAGTTTAAACCCTTTGCATTAGGTGTGCGGGTAGAGCATCCACAGCACATTATTGACACGGCTCAATATCATTGCGATATACGTAGCGAACACCTGCCACCTGCTGCATATAGCTTAGTGCAACAAGTGGATGGTAAGGGTGTTTTTTCTTTTTGTATGTGCCCCGGCGGCATTATAGCCCCAGCTGCAACTGCTGCTGGTGAGGTCGTGGTTAATGGTTGGTCGCCCTCCAAACGCAACAACCCATATGCTAACAGTGGTATTGTTGTAAATATTGAAGAGAAAGATATACAGTCATTTAAAAAACATGGTCCCTTAGCTGGCATGCTCTATCAGCAAGCCGTGGAACATAAAGCCTTTAATGTTGGGGGCGGTAAACTTGTTGCTCCTGCACAACGCATGGAAGACTTCTTTAAAAATAAAGTCTCATCTGATCTCCCTGATTGCAGCTACTTGCCAGGCATTCATGCTGCAGATTTGCGCAAGGTTCTTCCTACCCATGTACACAAGGCACTTCAAACCGGCTTCAAAGAATTTGGGAAAAAGATGAAAGGCTACTTTACCAACGAAGCCGTTGTGGTTGCAACCGAAAGCCGGACATCGTCGCCTATACGGATACCCCGACATAAAGAAACCCTGCAACATCCGCAGGTTACCAATTTGTATCCTTGTGCGGAAGGTGCAGGGTATGCTGGAGGTATTGTTAGTGCTGCTATGGATGGCGAAAAGGTTGCCGAAGCAATAGCAACTTATTCACTATCCTTACTTTGA